The following proteins are co-located in the Alkalidesulfovibrio alkalitolerans DSM 16529 genome:
- a CDS encoding efflux RND transporter periplasmic adaptor subunit, giving the protein MKKIIVIILVLAVLATGGYFVFGTGKSDQVQVLATATVQRGDVRKVLEATGIVKAMVGAEVKIGARTSGVIERMFVRVGDSVTRGDLIALIDAREEEAQRIEAEARLLRARAELNRVETVFPLQIRESEAALREAQAELEYAETNFSRQQRLVEQALQAQDELDRARQETLSSRNRVAARELTVNRLREEFAQERIKAQKAMLEAEANLETLAVRLSYKRIISPITGIVSQVTAQEGETVVSGLQVSNLITVIDPARLEMWIYVDETDVGLVKPGQDVEFSVDAQPGELFTGTVDRIYPQPEIRDNIVYYLAIVTLNEEQALRLRPDMTTQCKIVVEVRKDVLALPNNALKWVGDTQYVFVGGQGAAVRRVQPVLGLQGLEKSEVIEGLSEGDVVATQVVLPAAMLTRGGK; this is encoded by the coding sequence ATGAAGAAAATCATCGTCATCATTCTCGTCCTGGCCGTCCTGGCGACAGGCGGCTACTTCGTGTTCGGCACGGGCAAGTCCGACCAGGTGCAGGTGCTGGCCACGGCCACCGTGCAGCGTGGCGACGTGCGCAAGGTCCTGGAAGCCACGGGCATCGTCAAGGCCATGGTCGGGGCCGAGGTCAAGATCGGCGCGCGCACCTCGGGGGTCATCGAGCGCATGTTCGTCAGGGTCGGCGACTCTGTGACCAGGGGCGATCTCATCGCCCTCATCGACGCCCGCGAGGAAGAGGCCCAACGCATTGAGGCCGAGGCCAGGCTGCTTCGCGCCAGGGCCGAATTGAACCGCGTGGAGACCGTCTTTCCCCTTCAGATACGGGAGTCCGAGGCGGCCCTGCGCGAGGCCCAGGCCGAACTCGAATACGCCGAGACGAATTTCTCCCGTCAGCAGCGACTGGTGGAACAGGCGCTGCAAGCCCAGGACGAACTGGACCGGGCGCGGCAAGAGACGCTTTCTTCCCGCAACCGGGTGGCGGCGCGCGAACTGACCGTGAACCGGCTGCGCGAGGAGTTCGCCCAGGAGCGCATCAAGGCGCAAAAAGCCATGCTCGAAGCCGAGGCAAACCTTGAAACGTTGGCCGTGCGGCTGTCCTACAAGCGCATCATCTCGCCCATCACCGGGATCGTCTCGCAGGTCACGGCCCAGGAGGGAGAAACCGTGGTCTCGGGGCTTCAGGTTTCCAACCTGATCACGGTCATCGATCCTGCGCGTCTTGAGATGTGGATCTACGTGGACGAGACCGACGTGGGGCTGGTCAAGCCCGGCCAGGACGTGGAATTCTCCGTGGATGCCCAGCCCGGCGAACTCTTCACCGGAACCGTGGACCGCATCTATCCCCAGCCCGAGATTCGCGACAACATCGTCTATTATCTGGCCATCGTGACCCTGAACGAGGAGCAGGCCCTGCGGCTTAGGCCGGACATGACCACGCAGTGCAAGATCGTGGTCGAGGTCCGCAAGGACGTCCTGGCCCTGCCCAACAACGCCCTCAAGTGGGTCGGCGACACGCAATACGTCTTCGTGGGCGGGCAGGGCGCGGCCGTGCGGCGCGTGCAGCCCGTGCTCGGCCTGCAGGGGCTCGAAAAGAGCGAAGTGATCGAGGGTCTTTCCGAGGGCGACGTGGTGGCAACGCAGGTAGTGCTCCCCGCCGCGATGCTCACCAGGGGCGGCAAATGA
- the pgm gene encoding phosphoglucomutase (alpha-D-glucose-1,6-bisphosphate-dependent), whose product MPLHPLAGKPASHDILVNVPRLVAAYYETAPNPDDPGQRVSFGTSGHRGSSLLGSFNEAHILAVSQAVCDYRAMKGIAGPLFCGADTHALSEPARMTALEVFAANGVQTVIQEGLGYTPTPVVSHAILTHNRDKAGQRADGVVITPSHNPPEDGGFKYNPPEGGPADTEVTGWIEKRANEILAEGGRGVRRTTWQKALAAPCTHAADLVMPYVRDLENVVDMQAVKGAKLSVGVDPLGGASVAHWAALAEHYGLDVEIVNPVVDPTFGFMRVDRDGKLRMDCSSPYAMAGLLEMKDRFDLAFGNDPDTDRHGIVTRGAGLMNPNHYLSVAIDYLFRNRPTWSPAAKVGKTLVSSSMIDRVARALGRELAEVPVGFKWFVKGLLDGSYGFGGEESAGASFLRRDGTVWTTDKDGVIMCLLAMEITAATGRDPGEHYARLTREHGEPLYERLQAPADRARREILARMSPETVTAAELAGEPIRAVLTRAPEGGASIGGLKVVTDNGWFAARPSGTEDIYKIYVESFLGPEHLERLKQEAQALVGGVFAAAGV is encoded by the coding sequence ATGCCCCTGCATCCCCTGGCCGGAAAGCCCGCCTCGCACGACATCCTGGTCAACGTCCCGCGCCTCGTGGCCGCCTATTACGAAACCGCGCCCAACCCGGACGATCCCGGCCAGCGCGTCTCCTTCGGCACCTCGGGCCATCGCGGATCCTCGCTCTTAGGCTCCTTCAACGAGGCCCACATCCTGGCCGTGTCCCAGGCCGTGTGCGACTACCGGGCCATGAAGGGCATCGCCGGGCCGCTCTTCTGCGGGGCCGACACCCACGCCCTGTCCGAGCCCGCGCGCATGACCGCGCTCGAGGTCTTCGCGGCCAACGGCGTGCAGACCGTGATCCAGGAGGGGCTCGGCTACACGCCCACGCCCGTGGTCTCCCACGCCATCCTGACCCACAACCGCGACAAGGCCGGACAGCGGGCCGACGGCGTGGTCATCACGCCCTCCCACAACCCGCCCGAGGACGGCGGCTTCAAGTACAACCCGCCCGAGGGCGGCCCGGCCGATACCGAGGTCACGGGCTGGATCGAGAAGCGGGCCAACGAGATCCTGGCCGAGGGCGGCCGGGGCGTGCGTCGCACGACCTGGCAAAAGGCCCTGGCCGCGCCCTGTACCCATGCCGCCGACTTGGTCATGCCTTACGTGCGCGACCTGGAAAACGTCGTGGACATGCAGGCCGTGAAGGGCGCGAAGCTCAGCGTTGGCGTGGACCCGCTCGGGGGCGCGTCCGTGGCCCACTGGGCCGCCCTGGCCGAGCACTACGGCCTCGACGTCGAGATCGTGAATCCGGTCGTGGACCCCACTTTCGGCTTCATGCGTGTGGACCGCGACGGCAAGCTGCGCATGGACTGTTCCTCGCCCTACGCCATGGCCGGGCTCCTGGAGATGAAGGACCGTTTCGACCTCGCCTTCGGCAACGATCCGGACACCGACCGCCACGGCATCGTCACGCGCGGAGCCGGGCTCATGAACCCCAACCACTACCTTTCCGTGGCCATCGACTACCTTTTCCGGAACCGGCCTACGTGGAGCCCCGCGGCCAAGGTCGGCAAGACCCTTGTCTCCTCGTCCATGATCGACCGTGTGGCCAGGGCGCTCGGCCGCGAACTGGCCGAGGTGCCGGTGGGCTTCAAATGGTTCGTGAAGGGGCTTCTTGACGGCAGCTACGGCTTTGGCGGCGAGGAGAGCGCGGGCGCGTCGTTTCTGCGACGCGACGGCACGGTCTGGACCACGGACAAGGACGGCGTGATCATGTGCCTGTTGGCCATGGAGATCACCGCCGCCACGGGCCGCGATCCCGGTGAGCACTACGCCCGGCTGACCAGGGAGCATGGCGAGCCGCTCTACGAGCGCCTTCAGGCCCCGGCCGACCGCGCCCGGCGCGAAATTCTGGCTCGGATGTCGCCCGAGACGGTCACGGCCGCCGAGCTTGCGGGCGAGCCCATCCGGGCCGTCTTGACCCGCGCCCCGGAGGGCGGGGCATCCATCGGCGGCCTGAAGGTCGTCACGGACAACGGCTGGTTCGCGGCCCGCCCCTCCGGCACCGAGGACATCTACAAGATCTACGTGGAGAGCTTCCTTGGGCCGGAACACCTCGAACGGCTCAAGCAAGAGGCCCAGGCTTTGGTGGGCGGCGTTTTTGCGGCGGCGGGGGTGTAG
- a CDS encoding phosphomannomutase/phosphoglucomutase, giving the protein MKPVAPGVFRAYDVRGVVDVDFDPEWVEMFGRACGAFFISRGLFRAALGRDARHSSPGYLDACARGLASTGVDVLVLDMVPTPVFYWACARLNLRAGVMVTASHNPPEYNGFKVWAGATTIHGDDIAAIRDLMLRGGFPDGRGIVSRYDPVPSYIEELSGLVRLARPVKVVLDGGNGAGGLVAAGLLRAVGAEVVELFTEPDGDFPNHHPDPTIPENMAQCAELVRASGAEAGLGLDGDADRLAVCDETGRLLYGDELAAIFARQVLAEEPGALILGDVKCSHRYFRDVETRGGRALMAATGHSLMKAKMAETGAAFGGEMSGHMFFANRFFGFDDALYAAARLCEVLAATQTPASRLLADWPKTHHTPEIRMEVPEERKFGLVARAVAHFRERYPSTDIDGIRIDFPDGWALVRASNTQNVIVLRFEAESAEGLSRMRAEVEGAIASWLTE; this is encoded by the coding sequence ATGAAGCCAGTCGCTCCCGGCGTTTTCAGGGCATATGATGTCCGCGGCGTGGTGGACGTTGATTTCGACCCCGAGTGGGTTGAAATGTTCGGCCGCGCCTGCGGCGCCTTCTTCATCTCGCGCGGGCTTTTTCGCGCCGCGCTGGGGCGCGACGCCCGGCATTCCTCGCCCGGCTATCTCGACGCCTGCGCGCGGGGCCTCGCCTCCACGGGCGTGGACGTCCTGGTGCTGGACATGGTCCCGACCCCGGTCTTCTACTGGGCCTGCGCGCGCCTGAATCTTCGCGCCGGGGTGATGGTCACGGCCAGCCACAACCCTCCCGAGTACAACGGCTTCAAGGTTTGGGCCGGGGCGACGACCATCCACGGCGACGACATCGCGGCCATCCGCGACCTCATGCTCCGGGGCGGGTTTCCGGACGGACGCGGCATCGTCTCGCGCTACGATCCCGTGCCGAGCTACATCGAGGAGCTTTCGGGGCTCGTACGCCTCGCGCGGCCCGTGAAGGTGGTGCTCGACGGCGGCAACGGCGCGGGCGGGCTCGTGGCCGCGGGCCTTCTTCGCGCCGTGGGGGCCGAGGTGGTGGAACTCTTCACCGAGCCGGACGGCGATTTCCCCAACCACCACCCCGATCCGACCATTCCCGAGAACATGGCCCAGTGCGCCGAACTGGTCCGCGCGAGCGGGGCCGAGGCCGGGCTCGGCCTGGACGGCGACGCCGACCGCCTGGCCGTGTGCGACGAGACCGGGCGGCTCCTCTACGGCGACGAACTGGCCGCGATCTTCGCCCGCCAGGTGCTGGCCGAGGAGCCCGGCGCGCTGATCCTTGGCGACGTCAAATGTTCGCACCGCTATTTCCGCGACGTCGAGACCCGCGGCGGCCGCGCGCTCATGGCCGCCACGGGCCATTCCCTGATGAAGGCCAAAATGGCCGAGACCGGCGCGGCCTTCGGCGGCGAGATGAGCGGCCACATGTTCTTCGCCAACCGCTTCTTCGGCTTCGACGACGCCCTGTATGCGGCCGCGCGCCTGTGCGAGGTGCTGGCGGCGACGCAGACGCCCGCCTCGCGGCTGCTGGCCGACTGGCCGAAGACGCACCACACCCCGGAGATCCGCATGGAGGTGCCCGAGGAACGCAAGTTCGGCCTCGTGGCCCGGGCCGTGGCCCATTTCAGGGAGCGCTATCCGTCCACGGACATCGACGGCATCCGCATCGATTTTCCGGACGGCTGGGCCCTGGTGCGCGCCTCCAACACCCAGAACGTCATCGTGCTGCGCTTCGAGGCCGAATCGGCCGAGGGGCTTTCGCGCATGCGCGCGGAGGTCGAAGGGGCTATCGCTAGTTGGCTCACTGAGTGA
- the hflK gene encoding FtsH protease activity modulator HflK has product MPDMDQLGDRFKKFQNLNFGGGGAKWVVIVAVLLWLASGIYLVQPDEVGVVKRFGAFDRITSPGPHYHLPFPIESAMTPKVTEIRRLEIGFRSGTQEAGLFTAGRGVSNPRSVPSESLMLTGDENIVNVQFIVQYQIREPVDFLFNIDRQSETVKSAAEAAMREVVGKNTIDAVLTTEKQAVQQSTRELLQDVLDSYNAGIRVVAVQLQDVYPPDEVIESFKDVASAREDRMRFINEADAYRNDLIPRARGQAAAVINEAQAYKESKVLRSQGDSARFASILDEYQKARDITRKRLYIETMEEVLSNPEMEKIILPDQTASRTLPYLPLPGSAPRAPREAGK; this is encoded by the coding sequence ATGCCCGACATGGACCAACTCGGGGACAGGTTCAAGAAATTTCAAAACCTGAACTTCGGAGGCGGCGGCGCCAAATGGGTCGTCATCGTCGCGGTTCTCCTGTGGCTCGCCTCGGGGATCTACCTCGTGCAGCCCGACGAAGTCGGCGTGGTCAAACGCTTCGGCGCGTTCGACCGCATCACCTCGCCCGGTCCGCACTACCATCTGCCCTTCCCCATCGAGAGCGCGATGACTCCGAAGGTCACCGAGATTCGGCGGCTCGAGATCGGATTCCGCTCCGGCACGCAGGAAGCGGGCCTGTTCACCGCCGGTCGGGGAGTTTCGAACCCGCGCTCGGTTCCCAGTGAATCGCTGATGCTCACGGGCGACGAAAACATCGTCAACGTGCAGTTCATCGTGCAGTACCAAATCCGCGAGCCCGTGGACTTCCTCTTCAACATCGACCGGCAGTCCGAGACGGTGAAGAGCGCGGCCGAGGCCGCCATGCGCGAGGTCGTGGGCAAGAACACCATCGACGCCGTGCTGACCACCGAAAAACAGGCCGTTCAGCAAAGCACCCGCGAACTGCTGCAGGACGTGCTCGACAGCTACAACGCAGGCATCCGCGTGGTGGCCGTGCAGTTGCAGGACGTCTATCCGCCCGACGAGGTCATCGAGTCCTTCAAGGACGTGGCCTCGGCCCGCGAGGACCGGATGCGCTTCATCAACGAGGCGGACGCCTACAGGAACGACCTGATCCCCCGCGCGCGCGGCCAGGCGGCCGCGGTCATCAACGAGGCCCAGGCCTACAAGGAGTCCAAAGTGCTCCGCTCGCAGGGCGACTCGGCGCGCTTCGCCTCCATCCTCGACGAATACCAGAAGGCCCGCGACATCACTCGCAAGCGCCTGTACATTGAAACCATGGAAGAGGTGCTCTCCAACCCCGAGATGGAGAAGATCATCCTTCCCGACCAGACCGCGTCGCGTACGCTGCCCTACCTGCCCTTGCCCGGCAGCGCGCCGCGCGCTCCCAGGGAGGCCGGGAAATGA
- the hflC gene encoding protease modulator HflC, whose amino-acid sequence MNKKPMLIIVALAALFILGQQCLFVVDQTERAIVLQLGRPLDGVREPGLHFKLPFVQNAVLFDIRVLDYDTKPSEVITRDKKTMVVDNYVKWRIVEPLQFYRTVRTIPRAEARMDDIVYSEMREALGRFSLIEIVAMNRAEIMQQVTASSKLLLEELGVEILDVRIKGTDLPAENERAIFGRMRAEREREAKQYRSEGMEEAAKIKAATDRERSIILAEAERQGEILRGEGDADATRIYAETLSRNPDFYEFNRSLEAYRQSMKSNARIILTPESPFLKYMR is encoded by the coding sequence ATGAACAAGAAACCCATGCTCATCATCGTGGCCCTGGCCGCACTCTTCATCCTCGGCCAGCAGTGCCTGTTCGTGGTCGATCAGACCGAGCGGGCCATCGTGCTCCAACTCGGCCGCCCGCTCGACGGCGTGCGCGAACCGGGACTGCACTTCAAACTGCCCTTCGTGCAAAACGCCGTCCTCTTCGACATTCGCGTGCTCGACTACGACACCAAGCCCTCCGAGGTCATCACCAGGGACAAGAAGACCATGGTGGTGGACAACTACGTCAAATGGCGCATCGTGGAGCCCTTGCAGTTCTACCGCACGGTGCGCACCATCCCGCGCGCCGAGGCGCGCATGGACGACATCGTCTACTCCGAGATGCGCGAGGCGCTCGGCCGCTTCTCGCTCATCGAGATCGTGGCCATGAACCGCGCCGAGATCATGCAGCAGGTCACGGCCTCGTCCAAGCTGCTGCTCGAAGAACTCGGCGTGGAGATTCTGGACGTGCGCATCAAGGGCACGGACCTGCCCGCCGAGAACGAACGCGCCATCTTCGGCCGCATGCGCGCCGAGCGTGAGCGCGAAGCCAAGCAGTACCGCTCCGAAGGCATGGAGGAGGCGGCCAAGATCAAGGCCGCCACGGACAGAGAGCGCAGCATCATCCTCGCCGAGGCCGAGCGTCAGGGCGAGATCCTGCGCGGCGAAGGCGACGCCGATGCGACCCGCATCTACGCGGAGACGCTCTCGCGCAACCCGGACTTCTACGAGTTCAACCGGAGCCTTGAGGCCTACCGGCAGAGCATGAAGTCCAACGCGCGCATCATCCTCACGCCTGAAAGCCCGTTCCTCAAGTACATGAGATAG
- the eno gene encoding phosphopyruvate hydratase has protein sequence MSAILSVWSREILDSRGNPTIEVEVTLESGHTGVAAVPSGASTGSREALELRDGEKDRYLGKGVSKAVANVMDVIAEEIIGLDALNQTALDNTLIDLDGTENKSKLGANAMLGVSMATCRAAANFLGLPLYRYIGGINAKVLPVPQMNIINGGAHAPNNLDIQEFMIMPIGAETFAEALRMGSETFHTLKKILAKDGHVTSVGDEGGFAPNLKSHAEALEYIVRAIQEAGYEPGRDISLALDCAASEFFKDGRYNLKGEGKVFTAAEITDFYKDLCTRFPIISIEDGLAESDWEGFAHLTDELGGHIQLVGDDIFVTNPSILAEGIENGICNSILIKLNQIGTVTETLDTIEIAKEASYTTVISHRSGETEDHFIADLAVAVNSGQIKTGSLCRSDRLAKYNQLLRIEENLEDEGLYYGPSMAAQWYGDEHDHDHDHD, from the coding sequence ATGAGTGCGATCCTGTCCGTCTGGTCCCGCGAGATTCTCGATTCGCGCGGCAATCCCACCATCGAGGTGGAAGTCACCCTGGAGTCCGGCCACACCGGCGTCGCCGCCGTGCCGTCCGGCGCCTCCACCGGCTCGCGCGAGGCGCTCGAACTGCGCGACGGCGAAAAGGACCGCTACCTCGGCAAGGGCGTGAGCAAGGCCGTCGCCAACGTCATGGACGTCATCGCCGAGGAGATCATCGGCCTGGACGCCCTCAACCAGACCGCCCTGGACAACACCTTGATCGATCTCGACGGCACCGAGAACAAGTCCAAGCTCGGCGCCAACGCCATGCTGGGCGTTTCCATGGCTACCTGCCGCGCGGCCGCCAACTTCCTGGGCTTGCCGCTGTACCGCTACATCGGCGGCATCAACGCCAAGGTCCTGCCCGTGCCGCAGATGAACATCATCAACGGCGGCGCGCACGCGCCCAACAATCTGGACATCCAGGAGTTCATGATCATGCCCATCGGCGCGGAGACCTTCGCCGAGGCGTTGCGCATGGGCTCGGAGACCTTCCACACCTTGAAGAAGATCCTGGCCAAGGACGGGCACGTGACCAGCGTGGGCGACGAGGGCGGTTTCGCGCCCAACCTGAAGTCCCACGCCGAGGCGCTGGAGTACATCGTGCGCGCCATCCAGGAGGCGGGCTACGAGCCCGGCCGCGACATCTCCCTGGCCCTGGACTGCGCGGCCTCGGAGTTCTTCAAGGACGGCCGCTACAACCTGAAGGGTGAGGGCAAGGTCTTCACCGCCGCCGAGATCACGGATTTCTACAAGGACCTGTGCACCCGCTTCCCGATCATCTCCATCGAGGACGGCTTGGCCGAGTCCGACTGGGAGGGCTTCGCGCACCTGACCGACGAGTTGGGCGGCCACATCCAGCTTGTGGGCGACGACATCTTCGTCACCAACCCCTCGATCCTGGCCGAGGGCATCGAGAACGGCATCTGCAACTCGATCCTCATCAAGCTGAACCAGATCGGCACCGTGACCGAGACCCTGGACACCATCGAGATCGCCAAGGAAGCCTCCTACACCACGGTCATCTCGCACCGCTCGGGCGAGACCGAGGACCACTTCATCGCCGACCTGGCCGTGGCCGTGAACTCCGGCCAGATCAAGACCGGCTCGCTGTGCCGCTCGGACAGGCTGGCCAAGTACAACCAGCTTCTGCGCATCGAGGAGAACCTGGAAGACGAGGGCCTGTACTACGGCCCGTCCATGGCCGCGCAGTGGTACGGCGACGAGCACGATCACGACCACGATCACGACTAG
- a CDS encoding type III pantothenate kinase, with the protein MTRTRLLLVDAGNTNVKFGLAGADGAIESYSLPTAHLATADAMGLAIDALCRHARVDVTDLSAFVVSSVVPRLNPLLRAAARRYARCEALFVPGDIPLPLENRYLRPAEVGADRLVGAYAATRLFPAPGHLVIDFGTATTFDCVAHGAYLGGLICPGLLSSAQGLAGGTAKLPQADFLVEEDEVDVGTSTAKSLNHGLVFGFAAMVEGLCARLLPKLPAGAPVIATGGFAEIIRRVCPVIAHNRPDLLMEGLRLAYLDNPVYTPAAP; encoded by the coding sequence ATGACACGCACGCGCCTTCTGCTCGTCGATGCAGGAAATACCAACGTCAAGTTCGGCCTGGCCGGGGCGGACGGGGCCATCGAGTCCTATTCGCTGCCCACGGCGCATCTGGCCACGGCCGACGCCATGGGGCTGGCCATCGACGCCTTGTGCCGCCACGCGCGTGTCGATGTCACCGATCTTTCCGCCTTTGTGGTCTCCTCTGTGGTGCCGCGCCTGAACCCGCTCTTGCGAGCGGCCGCGCGCCGCTATGCGCGCTGCGAGGCGCTCTTCGTGCCGGGCGACATCCCGCTGCCGCTGGAGAACCGCTATCTGCGGCCGGCCGAGGTCGGCGCGGACCGCCTCGTCGGGGCCTACGCGGCCACGCGCCTCTTCCCCGCGCCCGGGCATCTGGTCATCGACTTCGGCACGGCCACGACCTTCGACTGCGTGGCCCACGGGGCCTACCTGGGCGGCCTGATCTGCCCGGGGCTCCTTTCCTCGGCGCAGGGTCTGGCCGGGGGCACGGCCAAGCTGCCCCAGGCCGATTTTCTGGTCGAGGAGGACGAAGTGGACGTGGGCACCTCCACGGCCAAGAGCCTGAACCACGGCCTGGTCTTCGGCTTCGCGGCCATGGTCGAGGGGCTGTGCGCCCGCCTTCTGCCCAAGCTTCCGGCGGGAGCGCCCGTGATCGCCACGGGCGGCTTCGCAGAGATCATCCGCCGGGTCTGCCCGGTCATCGCCCACAACCGGCCCGACCTCCTCATGGAGGGCCTGCGGCTAGCCTATCTGGACAATCCGGTGTACACTCCCGCCGCACCGTAA
- a CDS encoding magnesium transporter CorA family protein, producing MITIHAFKNGKWEARQVRGETDLALPEGAVWLDLASPGEDEKAFVARAIGADVPTREEMQEIEASSRLYQENGAVYMTATILSRLEPDHIDAAAITFILAGQRLVTLRYTEPRPFEVFAARLRKGIAGGETSPDLMLGLLEAIVDRLADIVEATGNGANDISHRIFRQGKGPGGLDLHQAITDIGIEGDHVTKLRESLASISRMVMFLGQAAGPHLPAQDFPERLRTLGRDTASLIDHVGFLSSKITFLLDASLGMINIQQNNIIKIFSVAAVVFLPPTLIASIYGMNFAHMPELAHEFGYPLALGLMVVSAVLPYVYFKSKKWL from the coding sequence ATGATCACGATCCATGCTTTCAAGAACGGCAAATGGGAGGCACGGCAGGTGCGGGGTGAAACGGACCTGGCACTGCCCGAGGGAGCCGTGTGGCTCGATTTGGCCTCGCCCGGCGAGGACGAGAAGGCGTTCGTGGCCAGGGCCATCGGCGCGGACGTACCCACGCGAGAGGAGATGCAGGAGATCGAGGCATCGAGCCGACTCTACCAGGAGAACGGGGCGGTCTACATGACCGCGACCATCCTCTCGCGCCTGGAGCCCGACCATATCGACGCGGCCGCCATCACCTTCATCCTCGCCGGGCAGCGGCTCGTGACCCTGCGCTACACCGAGCCGAGACCCTTCGAGGTCTTTGCGGCCAGGCTGCGCAAGGGGATCGCGGGCGGAGAGACGAGCCCGGACCTGATGCTCGGACTGCTCGAAGCCATCGTGGACCGTCTGGCCGACATCGTTGAGGCCACGGGCAACGGAGCCAACGACATCTCGCACCGCATCTTCCGCCAGGGCAAAGGACCGGGCGGGCTGGACCTGCATCAGGCCATCACCGACATCGGCATCGAGGGCGACCACGTCACCAAGCTCCGCGAGTCGCTGGCCAGCATCAGCCGCATGGTCATGTTCCTCGGCCAGGCGGCCGGGCCGCACCTGCCCGCTCAGGACTTTCCCGAGCGGCTGCGCACCCTGGGTCGCGACACGGCCTCGCTCATAGACCACGTGGGCTTTCTCTCCAGCAAGATCACCTTCCTTCTGGACGCCTCGCTGGGGATGATCAACATCCAGCAGAACAACATCATCAAGATATTCTCGGTCGCGGCCGTGGTCTTCCTGCCGCCCACGCTCATCGCCAGCATCTACGGCATGAACTTCGCGCACATGCCCGAACTTGCGCATGAGTTCGGCTATCCGCTGGCGCTCGGGCTGATGGTGGTCTCGGCCGTGCTGCCCTACGTCTACTTCAAGAGCAAAAAGTGGCTGTGA
- the hemW gene encoding radical SAM family heme chaperone HemW — translation MLLYLHVPFCRAKCAYCAFYSKVPQGDDLALFERAALAEIEALGRRHGRPRLDTVYVGGGTPTLMPVWLWERLVAAIGRHFDLPRGIEFTTEANPDSVDVWLLQDLRGLGVNRLSLGVQSLSDADLELLGRPHTRAQALAAVEAARAAGFRNLSLDFIWGLPGQRLATWLRQLRFVAENLRPEHLSCYSLTREPGTPLAARLDAEELPLPDEGEQARMFVNGTSFLESAGFLHYEISNFARMGFVCRHNMGYWEGRDYLGVGPSAVSTVSGRRWENPRELSAWAKAALAGTTGGNAEQLSERERLRETIMLSLRTARGLSLKAYGRATGRSFVREHSRLLTGLRQHGLVRITRDYVRLTTGGMLVSNLILERLLGDADG, via the coding sequence ATGCTGCTCTACCTGCACGTTCCCTTCTGCCGCGCCAAGTGCGCCTATTGCGCCTTCTACTCCAAGGTCCCCCAGGGGGATGACCTGGCGCTTTTCGAGCGGGCCGCGCTGGCCGAGATCGAGGCGCTGGGCAGGAGGCACGGGCGGCCGAGGCTCGACACCGTGTACGTGGGCGGCGGAACGCCCACGCTCATGCCCGTCTGGCTGTGGGAGCGGCTGGTGGCCGCGATCGGTCGGCATTTCGATCTGCCGCGCGGCATCGAGTTCACGACCGAGGCCAACCCCGACTCCGTGGACGTCTGGCTCTTGCAGGATTTGCGGGGTCTTGGGGTCAACAGGCTGTCGCTGGGCGTGCAGAGCCTTTCGGATGCGGACCTCGAACTTCTGGGCAGGCCGCACACCCGCGCCCAGGCGCTGGCCGCCGTGGAGGCTGCGCGCGCGGCGGGTTTCCGTAACCTGAGCCTGGATTTCATCTGGGGCCTGCCCGGCCAGCGTTTGGCCACCTGGCTCAGGCAGCTTCGCTTCGTGGCCGAGAACCTGCGGCCCGAGCATCTGTCCTGCTATTCCCTGACTCGGGAGCCCGGCACGCCCTTGGCCGCGCGTCTCGATGCCGAGGAACTCCCTCTACCCGACGAGGGCGAGCAGGCGCGTATGTTCGTCAACGGCACGTCCTTTCTGGAGTCCGCCGGCTTTTTGCATTACGAGATATCCAATTTCGCCCGCATGGGCTTCGTCTGTCGTCACAACATGGGCTATTGGGAGGGCAGGGACTACCTCGGCGTGGGCCCCTCGGCCGTGTCCACGGTGTCCGGCAGACGCTGGGAGAACCCGCGCGAGCTTTCGGCCTGGGCCAAGGCGGCCCTGGCCGGGACCACAGGCGGGAACGCTGAGCAGCTTTCCGAGCGGGAGAGGCTGCGTGAGACGATCATGCTTTCCTTGCGCACCGCGCGGGGTCTTTCGCTCAAGGCCTATGGTCGGGCCACGGGCAGGAGTTTCGTGCGCGAACACTCGCGGCTGTTGACGGGGCTTCGGCAGCACGGGCTCGTGCGCATCACCCGGGACTACGTGCGCCTGACCACGGGCGGCATGCTCGTCTCGAACCTGATATTGGAGCGATTGCTCGGGGATGCGGACGGCTAG